A segment of the Mercurialis annua linkage group LG4, ddMerAnnu1.2, whole genome shotgun sequence genome:
ttttcttctttcttcccCAAGCTTTGCTCGTGTTTGTGAACCTTCAGATTAGTGCCTGATGAGGACAGACAACCACTTATCTTTGAGGTTCTTCCAATAGCAGAAGTAAATTCTTTACGTAAGAGGACATCGTCATTGCATGGAATCTCAGCATCCTCGGTATTTAAAATACATTCCATTTCTACATCACAATTATCTATATTCGCTGCTGGTGTAAATGATGCTAAACTAATTTCTGAATTAAAGTCAACATGCTGCTCAACATCACCAGAGACTAAACCCTCTGCCATAGCCACCAATGGACATGGACTGGCCGGGGTTTCAAGGCTTTTATTTGAAACTAAGGCATGTGAATCTTTAACATTTGGTGAAGTGCCATGACAATCATTAGGAGAAGTCGCCAAAATGCCATCATTACAAGATTTATCTATTGCCTCCTCCGTATCTGCAGCTACTAGAAGCAACTCCGAAATATCTGCATAATCACATTCTGAGATTGCAGTTGAATTATGAAGTACATCAAGATCATGTTTGTCCTGCAATAATGCCTCTGGATTAATAGCATGCATTCTTTCATTACTATCCAATCCCACATCATTACAGTGCATCACTTCTTGTTCCTGACCTTTATCTTCCTTGCTTACACCAATCGGCAATGCAGATACCGAAATGTCCCCAACCATTTCCCACATAGCCAACGGACACAAAAGTTCCTCTTCCGCAGGAAACAAATTACTACTTTCCGGCAACGAACCACATCTCTGATAATCAACTATTCCATCTACAACATTATCCGAAACAATTCCTCCCAAGCTATCATGTTCAAAAGAAGGAACCCCAACATTAACTTCACCACAACATTTTTCcccaacaaatccaaaatgggTTCGATCATGATCACCAAACCCCACACTATCTCGACAACTAGAACCCAATTGACCGATAAAACTTCCGGCATGACTCCTACTCTTTTTTCGCATCACGTAATACAATCTCCTAACACTATCAACCTTTCTTTTAGCAGAAACATCAGCAGAACTCACTTTACTATTAGTATTAGTATCAGAGAGTTCAAGTTCAAACATTTTGGTGGAAGCTTCTTTAGAAATAACAGGATCATAAAGAAGAGCATACCATCTATCCCGCAATTCTGTCAGTGTAAACTTTCTTGAGAACCTTACTGCTCCTTTAGCCAGTGCTTCTAAAGAAGCACCTCCCTTCATTAACAAACAAAATAGTATCAGAATTACAGAAAATTAGGGTTTCTTAAACAGCTTAAAAATGGGAATTGAGAAAGTAAAATTGTTCTTTAAAAATTACCAAGAATTAAGAAAAGGGTTAGTTTAGAGTTACCTCAATAGCGTTCTTTAATAAGAGATCATCTTCAGGGATCCATTGAGGGGCAACTGAAGCAGCAAAAGCTGCCATTTCCAATTTGATCAAGAAAATTTGAGAATTTGAAATCTATGGAATTGGCATGGGATTTGAAGTTTGTGAAAGTGATAATTAGATtagtttataaaaaatgaaaatgcatTGCAAATTGAGTGTCTGGTTGTCGGAAATTCATTTGTTTTCGCCAATCACAATCTTTCTTATGATTGTAAATGACCATGTAAATATGGTTAATTACTTCTCTTATCTTCTTTTGCTCAGATTGTTCTTTTTTTGAGAATCTTTGTACTGATTCTGTAATTATTCTTTCTTACAAGAAAATTcagtttttattgttatttttattttatttttgccttttttttatagatatttACATTATTCTTTAGTTTTCTGTTAAAAGAAATATACAAATATACCTCTaacatttatataaaaaaattaaaattttatttcaaatacattctcaatttttcaaaaacacttatataaaataaaaaaaaatcttttttatttttttattgtaaatacatctcaattttttaaaattcatatgtttgattttcttttaagtatttcaaaatttattcttttatattaaattatttaactcggttgattaaaataaaaagtgaataaaaaaattaaattattaacagaatcaaaaattaaaaaattattaaaattaaaatgtgaattatataatataaatgtaaaatttacactAGTTATTTTTTGTTTACAAACCCACCCCCAACAGAGCCGGTTCTAACATTGAACTCCTCCTCACTTCTAATCTCCCTCCATTTCCTTTCCTTATCCTTCCTGGATATATTATTGCAATTATTAGTAGTATTCAAATGAAAACGATGGCGTATCCTGCAATTTGTTCACTTCTCTTACAAAATTGTTTCAAAGACTTTCCTCACTCAACATTCTGGTGAGCTGACATTTCTTTGAATTATGATGTTTTTCGTGAATTAATAATGTTATTAACAGATTCATGATATgattaaagtttattttatgatttatcaGGAGATTTTCTGCTGCATATCCATCAAACAACAACACTGTGTTATTGCCCACTCTTAATTATGTTTTACAATGTACAAATTCGAATTGTCGTTTTCATTGTCAATTGCCAATTTTGGGCTCTTTTCGACCAAGACTTCAAATTAAACGACAACAACCGTATTTTCGGTTACCACAGTGTCATCAGGATTCGGTGGATTCTGTTGTTGAAACATTGAACGATAATGATAATGACAATCCTCCGCAAAggcgaagaagaagaagaagaagaaaagcaCATGGTAATAAGGGAAAAGTGCCATGGAATAAGGGCAAATCACATTCTCCAGgtaaattaattgattaactAATCCATGTAACTTTTTTATACTGTTATTGCTGATTAATTGTGTATATTTTGTTCGTATAGAGACTCGTGTGCTTATCAGGCAGAGAACATTAGAGGCATTGAGAGACCCTCAGGTGAAGTCATGTAAGCACTGATATGTTTTAGTAATGATGAGAGATCTGCATTGTGTTGTTTTGCGTTCTGCCTTTTAACTTCTTTATTTACTTCCCTAAAACCTTTTTGCATTCAGATTAGAAAGAAAATGGCGGAACATCCTCGTTCTCACAGGTAATATTCATTTGATTGAGTCACTATCTTCGAAGTTATATTACCTGATAGATATCTGTTAACATATTTAGAGGCAAACTGGTAATATGATGTGAGTGCACATTGTTTCCGTTCAACTTTCAACGATGCGTATTTATAAGCTAGTATATTATGACTAATTTCTTGTAAGCATATACTAAAATGTTAAAGGGATAACAATATGGATGCTTGATACAACTGCTTTTGAAGAGGGAAAATTGTGTATCCTTAAAAGACTGCTTCAATTGCATGAATGGAAGTTGATAGGTAGACAATGGCTTGTTTGAGTATAACTCCAACAGATTACAATTTTTAGTAGATCATTTTATCCGACTGCTGTCTTGAACTCTGATTTTGTCcttgtaattattatttgaactgGTCT
Coding sequences within it:
- the LOC126678776 gene encoding uncharacterized protein LOC126678776, with amino-acid sequence MAAFAASVAPQWIPEDDLLLKNAIEGGASLEALAKGAVRFSRKFTLTELRDRWYALLYDPVISKEASTKMFELELSDTNTNSKVSSADVSAKRKVDSVRRLYYVMRKKSRSHAGSFIGQLGSSCRDSVGFGDHDRTHFGFVGEKCCGEVNVGVPSFEHDSLGGIVSDNVVDGIVDYQRCGSLPESSNLFPAEEELLCPLAMWEMVGDISVSALPIGVSKEDKGQEQEVMHCNDVGLDSNERMHAINPEALLQDKHDLDVLHNSTAISECDYADISELLLVAADTEEAIDKSCNDGILATSPNDCHGTSPNVKDSHALVSNKSLETPASPCPLVAMAEGLVSGDVEQHVDFNSEISLASFTPAANIDNCDVEMECILNTEDAEIPCNDDVLLRKEFTSAIGRTSKISGCLSSSGTNLKVHKHEQSLGKKEENPAQSIIISQTKELAMLPVTIPGHQSVGCGAKCQSPEDVAFRLASNGHRDSNQCRTAQASLGVAKVGMSLHAGNATDLPLYGQACSPKQITSIPEEDPSMSSDEESESDDGVPSYSEIEAMILQMDLCPDDTDYYNYREVSRYQNEDTRRTIIRLEQCAQSSMQRSIASRGALAVFYGHRIKHYIRETEVILGRATDDMEVDIDLGREGPANKISRRQALIKLEADGSFLLRNLGKVPVYLNGQEIVTRQSSFLGSSSLIEIGEMAFMFEINSKCVTQYLANAMKNRQGMKFEWKEGDP